The following coding sequences are from one Leptospira mayottensis 200901116 window:
- a CDS encoding DUF1561 domain-containing protein — MGRWIVLTVVLLVSIGVSFTYGGNSISSNGISGSIIQKPTDKPNDKSIKIVAHNGRNYCYSPMFSHNESYIQIEQCGDRTPKARYDVFQRISYYINNTWLCITTSEKVIKGEVNWDYVNLRPCTINNPQQRWIVKNNAFWTADGRYQLKDVNWFAYISRTSTDYYNHTLDSTMNEWVKTVATPGNVSIQTFIAWDSNWGDGLWNNIASRYFIHSGGSDRNTTPIYYNPENGHLAEYNSANGLLSCMYSKVGKYNWNWVYWAPCNDVPVSNKENSAYWNVYFETIEGGMITDYQGNILRVVKAGPNWGVAYAAKPSYLEVVTTHSPTSLFIVDKDLLNWIRYTTGNLGNTEQYCPAGNKKNDAYKRVKRNLSSDFQLTDDWVRRLYDIARSATYESARPGYRPQRIGACGVCLIHSFQMLAELQEYHSQRPLQSGGYFFDTAPDRDPFISFSIRYRELYRLLTNVPVTYSNRGRVLAFASTTIMMPQYEWESSSPITTRPEMLSHIRSLINSPPGSIWLALMRRRRANGTVSGHAVPILRTSQGLVVIRTNTPTISFNDYRQSLTPMTNPDEVIANLEGPDRTLTVLTTIQPVGAYESAFGLMVSNRDCTGEGDDRRGSGRYPISSLVNQCSGGRCTLQ; from the coding sequence ATGGGTCGTTGGATAGTTCTAACGGTAGTTTTGTTAGTTTCAATTGGGGTTAGTTTTACTTACGGAGGGAACTCTATTTCGTCGAATGGTATCTCAGGTTCGATTATTCAAAAGCCTACTGATAAACCAAATGACAAATCTATCAAAATCGTTGCACATAATGGGAGGAATTATTGTTACTCTCCTATGTTTAGCCATAATGAAAGTTACATCCAGATTGAACAGTGTGGTGATAGGACTCCTAAAGCAAGATACGACGTGTTTCAAAGAATTTCTTATTACATTAATAACACGTGGCTATGTATTACTACTTCAGAAAAAGTAATTAAAGGAGAAGTGAACTGGGATTATGTGAATCTCAGACCTTGTACTATCAATAATCCTCAACAGAGATGGATAGTAAAGAATAACGCCTTTTGGACTGCGGATGGGCGTTATCAGTTGAAGGACGTGAATTGGTTTGCGTATATCTCAAGAACCTCTACGGATTACTACAACCATACCTTAGACTCTACGATGAATGAGTGGGTTAAGACAGTGGCTACTCCTGGAAACGTTAGCATTCAAACTTTCATAGCTTGGGATTCAAATTGGGGCGATGGACTTTGGAATAACATAGCTAGCCGCTACTTTATTCATTCAGGAGGTTCAGATAGAAATACCACGCCTATCTATTACAACCCCGAAAATGGACATCTTGCTGAATACAATTCTGCTAACGGGCTTCTCTCCTGTATGTATTCTAAAGTAGGTAAATATAATTGGAATTGGGTTTACTGGGCACCGTGTAATGATGTGCCTGTCAGTAACAAGGAGAATTCCGCTTATTGGAACGTATATTTTGAGACAATAGAAGGAGGGATGATCACAGACTATCAAGGCAACATACTTAGAGTTGTCAAGGCCGGACCGAATTGGGGTGTTGCTTATGCAGCTAAACCCTCTTATTTGGAAGTAGTTACTACTCATAGTCCTACGTCTCTGTTTATTGTTGATAAAGATTTATTGAATTGGATACGTTACACAACCGGTAATCTTGGAAATACGGAACAGTACTGTCCAGCTGGCAATAAGAAAAACGATGCATATAAAAGAGTAAAGAGGAACTTATCATCCGACTTTCAATTAACTGATGATTGGGTTAGGAGGCTCTACGACATAGCTAGATCAGCCACATACGAATCCGCGAGGCCTGGTTACAGACCCCAGCGGATCGGGGCGTGCGGCGTTTGCCTAATTCATAGCTTTCAAATGTTAGCAGAACTCCAAGAGTATCATTCTCAAAGACCTCTTCAGAGTGGAGGTTACTTCTTCGATACAGCTCCTGATAGGGATCCTTTTATCTCGTTTAGCATACGTTATCGGGAATTGTACAGGTTACTGACAAACGTGCCTGTAACATACAGTAACAGAGGCAGAGTTCTGGCATTCGCATCCACTACGATTATGATGCCTCAGTACGAATGGGAAAGCTCTTCTCCAATCACTACTCGGCCTGAAATGCTATCTCATATCAGATCACTCATAAATTCCCCTCCTGGAAGTATTTGGTTGGCGTTAATGAGAAGACGACGTGCAAACGGAACTGTTTCGGGACATGCCGTTCCAATTCTTAGGACCTCTCAGGGGTTAGTGGTAATTCGAACAAACACACCTACGATATCGTTTAACGACTACAGGCAATCTCTAACACCTATGACAAATCCGGACGAGGTAATTGCCAATCTGGAAGGACCAGACAGGACTCTGACGGTACTTACAACTATACAGCCGGTGGGGGCTTACGAAAGTGCCTTTGGCCTCATGGTTTCTAACAGGGATTGCACTGGAGAAGGAGACGACAGAAGAGGTTCAGGAAGATATCCAATCAGCTCGTTAGTAAATCAGTGTTCAGGAGGCAGGTGCACGTTACAGTAA